A genome region from Brassica oleracea var. oleracea cultivar TO1000 chromosome C2, BOL, whole genome shotgun sequence includes the following:
- the LOC106327463 gene encoding NAD(P)H-quinone oxidoreductase subunit L, chloroplastic-like, with protein MSRCCSLGLCAPNALSLYSSPRSVKAPLCITSHTKPISNTDSLLHNIAKMRAKAGDFFGAKKTIFAAQLGTVLATIDHPALAITGVNHEQELSSVVLDIGIISVWYFLVMPPIIMNWLRVRWYRRKFFEMYLQFMCVFMFFPGLLLWAPFLNFRKFPRDPSMKYPWDKPKDPSTIKNGYLKYPFAQPEDYDY; from the exons ATGAGCCGTTGCTGCTCTCTTGGGCTCTGTGCCCCGAACGCGTTGTCTCTTTATTCAAGCCCTCGCAGTGTCAAAGCTCCTCTCTGTATTACATCTCACACCAAACCCATCTCTAACACCGATTCTCTTCTTCAT AATATTGCCAAGATGAGAGCAAAGGCTGGTGACTTCTTTGGAGCAAAGAAGACAATCTTTGCAGCTCAACTCGGGACAGTTCTTGCCACG ATTGATCACCCGGCCTTGGCAATAACTGGAGTCAACCACGAGCAGGAACTGAGCAGCGTTGTGCTCGATATCGGTATCATATCGGTCTGGTACTTCCTCGTAATGCCA CCAATTATCATGAACTGGCTGAGAGTAAGATGGTACAGAAGGAAGTTCTTCGAGATGTATCTACAGTTCATGTGCGTCTTCATGTTCTTCCCCGG GCTACTGCTATGGGCACCATTTCTCAACTTCAGAAAGTTCCCAAGAGATCCGTCTATGAAGTATCCTTGGGACAAACCAAAAGACCCTTCCACTATCAAGAACGGTTACCTTAAGTACCCATTTGCTCAGCCAGAAGATTATGACTACTAA
- the LOC106327462 gene encoding transmembrane protein 214-like has protein sequence MDPIESIDYDGFETYNGNTTHVDHGWKKVVYPKRHRKQKPADQTATNGKNVDVANGDNVFRSLEEQAEDRRKRILAAKMAAVDVEDEPNGSRSYGYDESDDEIAAMNEKKKAEETKKPKPKKEKKPKVSLPEAAAKIDPSNLEAFLIEASEAYATQPEIQLMRFADYFGRALSGVSSVQFPWVKMFKESPLSKLIDVPLAHVPEPVYKTSVDWINQRPVEALGGFVLWAFDCILTDLAAHQGGAKGGKKGAQQTPSKSQVAIFVALAMVLRRKPDALTNVLPTLRENAKYQGQDKLPVIVWMMAQASQGDLSVGLLSWAHNLLPVVGNKNCNPQSRDLILQLVEKMLSNPKARTILVNGAVRKGERLIPPPMFEILVRITFPASSARVKATERFEAVYPLLKEVALAGAPGSKAMKQVTQQIFTFSLRLAGEGNPVLAKEATANAIWAVSENVDCCKHWDNLYKENLEASVAVLKRLVDEWKDHSVKLSSSPSDTATLNRTMKSFRLKNEEAITEGRANVSLYKEADKSCKVISGRLSRGSGCLKGTAIAVMVLAAAAAVLASNPEVTTELKNLVDSLELHQYYNPIITALKN, from the exons ATGGATCCGATCGAATCTATCGACTACGACGGCTTCGAGACCTACAACGGCAACACCACCCACGTCGACCACGGATGGAAGAAAGTCGTCTACCCCAAACGCCACCGTAAACAGAAACCGGCGGATCAGACGGCGACTAACGGCAAAAATGTTGACGTAGCTAACGGCGATAACGTCTTCCGTTCACTCGAGGAGCAAGCCGAGGATCGAAGGAAGCGGATCCTCGCGGCGAAGATGGCTGCTGTTGACGTGGAGGATGAACCCAACGGCTCGAGATCTTACGGTTACGATGAGAGCGACGATGAGATCGCGGCGATGAATGAGAAGAAGAAGGCGGAGGAGACTAAGAAGCCGAAACCTAAGAAGGAGAAGAAGCCTAAAGTGTCGTTGCCTGAAGCTGCTGCGAAGATCGATCCTTCAAATCTCGAAGCTTTCCTCATCGAAGCATCG GAAGCGTATGCTACTCAGCCGGAGATTCAGCTGATGAGGTTTGCTGATTACTTTGGGAGAGCACTTTCAGGAGTGTCATCTGTGCAGTTTCCATGGGTGAAGATGTTCAAAGAGTCTCCTTTGTCCAAGTTGATTGAT GTTCCTTTGGCTCATGTTCCTGAACCAGTCTACAAAACATCAGTGGATTGGATCAACCAACGTCCAGTTGAAGCCCTTGGAGGGTTTGTGTTGTGGGCGTTTGATTGTATTCTCACAGACTTGGCAGCTCATCAAGGAGGTGCTAAAGGTGGGAAGAAAGGTGCACAACAGACTCCTTCCAAATCTCAG GTGGCAATTTTTGTTGCATTAGCAATGGTATTGCGTAGGAAGCCTGATGCTTTGACTAATGTATTGCCAACTCTGAGGGAGAATGCCAAGTATCAAGGACAGGACAAGCTTCCGGTTATAGTTTGGATGATGGCTCAG GCGTCTCAAGGTGATCTATCCGTAGGGTTGTTGTCATGGGCACACAACTTGTTACCTGTAGTCGGTAATAAGAACTGCAACCCTCAGTCAAGAGATCTCATCCTGCAGTTGGTAGAGAA AATGTTGTCGAATCCAAAGGCTAGGACCATACTTGTAAACGGAGCTGTTAGGAAGGGAGAGCGATTGATTCCACCTCCCATGTTTGAGATCTTGGTCCGGATTACATTCCCTGCTTCATCCGCAAGAGTTAAG GCTACAGAGAGGTTTGAGGCAGTGTATCCCTTGCTGAAGGAAGTTGCTCTTGCCGGTGCACCAGGGAGCAAGGCCATGAAACAAGTCACACAACAGATATTCACTTTCTCTCTGAGGTTAGCTGGAGAAG GAAACCCTGTTCTAGCCAAGGAAGCTACAGCAAACGCTATATGGGCCGTGTCCGAAAACGTGGATTGCTGCAAGCACTGGGACAATCTCTACAAGGAGAATCTTGAAGCTAGTGTTGCTGTTCTCAAAAGGCTTGTTGATGAATGGAAGGACCATTCTGTCAAGCTATCATCATCACCGAGTGATACTGCCACTCTCAACCGAACTATGAAGAGCTTCAGGCTAAAG AACGAGGAAGCCATCACTGAAGGAAGAGCCAATGTTTCTCTCTACAAAGAAGCTGACAAGTCATGCAAAGTGATATCAGGGAGACTCTCCCGTGGAAGTGGCTGCCTCAAAGGAACAGCCATTGCTGTTATGGTTCTAGCCGCTGCTGCAGCTGTTCTAGCATCCAACCCTGAGGTTACAACCGAGCTGAAGAACCTGGTGGACTCATTGGAGCTGCACCAATACTATAATCCAATCATCACAGCTTTAAAGAACTGA